The stretch of DNA AAGATCATCTCCAGTTGGTCCAGAAAAGCCTCTTGACGTTCTCCCATCACAATGGGTGCGTCAACAATAAAAAGGGCCACGTACAGGTTCTCAATTCCCAGTCCAATGCAGCTGCGGGTACATTCCCATCCGAATTAACCAGAATACCTAATACTTCAGCCATATTGTTGCTTTATTAAAGAAGTATTAATTGCCGTCTCTTTCATCAAATACCCCGCTCTGGTACCCGGCCAGATCCAGGGTCACAAACTTGAATCCCAGGGCCTTGCAACCTTCCACCAGGGTCTGGCGAAGCTTATCGTCCTGGAAAAAATTAATTAGCTTAGGAGGAATTTCCAGGCGCAGGATATCCCCGTGATGCCGAGCTCGACCTCCAAAAAAACCATGAGCGGCCATCAGCTTTTCAGCCTCAAAGACCTGCTTGAGCGATTCTGGAGTCAGAATTGTGTTATAAGGAAAACGCGTCGCCAGGCAAGGCAGGGCAGGACGATCCCAGTTGTTTAAACCCAGGGCCCGCGCCAGGGTCCGCACATCGGCCTTTTTTAATCCGGCTTCCTTGAGGGGGCTTTTAAGTCCGGTTTCGATTACAGCACGGGCTCCAGGACGGTAAGACAGGCTATCATCGGCATTACCGCCTTCCAGGACAGATTCAAGGTCGTGCTCTTCAGCCTTTACCTTCAGCAGGCGGGCCAGGGCTTTTTTACAGTGATAACACCGCTCAGGGGAATTGGTCCTTATTTCATCCAGAAAGAGAGGCTCAAACTCAAAAATCAGGTGCTCAACCCCCAGGTTCCGGGCAATCTTCTGCGCGGCCTCAACCTCACCAGGGGGGCTTAAAACCGATCTCACTGTGACAGCCACGGCTCGATTCGGCAGGACGTTAGACGCGACCTTAAGAAGAAGACTGCTGTCCACACCCCCGGAAAAGGCCACTAGGGCTGATCCGAATCCTTTCAAAGTGTTTTTCAGGATTTCTAATTTTTTCTTTAACTGATCGTCCATTGCAGAAATCTGTATGAACTTGGTTTTGAAGAAGATTTTCCCCACAAATATTAAGAAAAATAATACCTGCTCCCTGAAGCCTGGTCAAGGCCTCTTTATGCTGTAACACGAAGCATGGTGAACAGATAAGAGCTTGTTTTCAGAATTCTAATTAATAAATGGAAATTAAAGGCCACGAAGACTGCTCACTGCTTTCTTTTTATAGGGATTGGCAAAATAACTTTTCGATTAAACCTTTTTCGGGGGAAACCAAAGGAAAGATTGCTTCACAGAGCCTGTCCAGAGCGAAAGCAAAGGGCTCGCAATGACATCCTATTGATATTATTATAAAATGTCATTGCGAGGAACGAAGTGACAAAGCAATCTCAAACCTTTTCAATCGGAACGTGTTCTTGCTATTTGCTCTGCTTACAACGGCTTGACCGGAAGGCAGATATCAAAGATAAATTTATTTTCCGGATTGTCCTTGGGGTC from Deltaproteobacteria bacterium encodes:
- the larE gene encoding ATP-dependent sacrificial sulfur transferase LarE, giving the protein MDDQLKKKLEILKNTLKGFGSALVAFSGGVDSSLLLKVASNVLPNRAVAVTVRSVLSPPGEVEAAQKIARNLGVEHLIFEFEPLFLDEIRTNSPERCYHCKKALARLLKVKAEEHDLESVLEGGNADDSLSYRPGARAVIETGLKSPLKEAGLKKADVRTLARALGLNNWDRPALPCLATRFPYNTILTPESLKQVFEAEKLMAAHGFFGGRARHHGDILRLEIPPKLINFFQDDKLRQTLVEGCKALGFKFVTLDLAGYQSGVFDERDGN